The Ochotona princeps isolate mOchPri1 chromosome 1, mOchPri1.hap1, whole genome shotgun sequence genome has a segment encoding these proteins:
- the ZNF76 gene encoding zinc finger protein 76 isoform X6, with protein MESLGMQTVTLSDGTTAYIQQAIKGEKLLEGQVIQLEDGTTAYIHQVTVQKECLSFEDGQPVQLEDGSMAYIHRTPKEGYDPSALEAVQLEDGSTAYIHHPVAVASNSTILAVQTEVGLEDLAAEDEEGFSADTVVALEQYASKVLQDSQAPHNGKGQQTGDRAFRCGYKGCGRLYTTAHHLKVHERAHTGDRPYRCDFPSCGKAFATGYGLKSHVRTHTGEKPYKCPEELCSKAFKTSGDLQKHVRTHTGERPFRCPFEGCGRSFTTSNIRKVHVRTHTGERPYTCPEPHCGRGFTSATNYKNHVRIHTGEKPYVCTVPGCGKRFTEYSSLYKHHVVHTHCKPYTCSTCGKTYRQTSTLAMHKRSAHGELEATEESEQALYEQQQLEAASAAEESPPPKRPRITYVSEVKEEGDDIPTQVAMVTEEDGAAQVALITQDGTQQVTIITSGAVVAEDSSVASLHHQQVALLATANGTHIAVQLEEQQTLEEAISVATAAMQQGTVTLETEVSESGC; from the exons ATGGAGAGCCTGGGGATGCAGACGGTGACCCTCAGTGATGGGACGACAGCCTACATCCAGCAGGCCATCAAAG GAGAGAAGCTGCTTGAAGGGCAGGTGATCCAGCTCGAGGATGGGACCACAGCTTACATCCATCAAGTGACGGTACAGAAAG AATGTCTCTCCTTTGAGGATGGGCAGCCTGTGCAGCTGGAGGATGGCAGCATGGCCTACATACACCGCACACCCAAAG AGGGCTATGACCCCAGCGCCCTGGAGGCCGTCCAGCTGGAAGACGGTTCCACCGCCTACATCCACCACCCCGTGGCTGTGGCGTCCAACAGCACCATCCTTGCTGTGCAGACAGAGGTGGGCTTGGAGGACCTGGCCGCAGAGGACGAGGAGGGCTTCAGCGCAGACACAGTGGTAGCCCTGGAGCAGTATGCCAGTAAA GTTCTGCAGGACAGCCAGGCTCCCCATAATGGCAAAGGGCAGCAGACCGGAGACCGAGCGTTCCGCTGCGGCTACAAGGGCTGTGGGCGTCTCTACACCACTGCACATCACTTAAAG GTGCATGAGCGAGCTCATACAGGTGACCGCCCATATAGGTGTGACTTCCCCAGCTGTGGAAAGGCTTTTGCCACAG GCTATGGGCTGAAGAGCCACGTTcgcacccacactggagagaaaccttaCAAGTGCCCAGAGGAGCTGTGCAGCAAGGCCTTCAAGACCTCAGGAGACCTGCAGAAGCATGTCCGCACCCACACCG GTGAACGCCCATTCCGGTGCCCTTTTGAGGGCTGCGGCCGCTCCTTTACCACATCCAACATCCGCAAGGTCCATGTGCGCACCCATACGGGCGAGCGGCCCTACACCTGCCCTGAACCCCACTGTGGCCGTGGCTTCACCAGTGCCACCAACTACAAGAATCACGTGCGCATCCATACAG gggagaagccatacgTTTGCACCGTGCCAGGCTGCGGGAAGCGCTTCACCGAGTACTCAAGCCTGTATAAGCACCATGTGGTGCACACGCATTGCAAGCCCTACACCTGTAGCACCTGTGGCAAGACCTACCGGCAGACCTCCACCCTGGCCATGCACAAGCGCAGTGCGCACGGCGAGCTGGAAGCCACAGAGGAGAGCGAGCAGGCCCTCTACgaacagcagcagctggagg CCGCCTCTGCAGCTGAAGAGAGCCCACCACCCAAACGACCCCGCATCACCTATGTTTCGGAGGTGAAAGAAGAGGGTGATGACATCCCAACCCAGGTGGCCATGGTGACTGAGGAAGATGGGGCTGCCCAAGTGGCTCTCATCACTCAGGATGGTACCCAGCAG GTCACAATCATCACTTCTGGAGCTGTGGTAGCTGAGGACTCAAGTGTAGCATCCCTTCATCATCAGCAGGTGGCACTATTGGCCACAGCCAATGGCACCCACATTGCAGTGCAG ctggaagagcagcagacCTTAGAGGAGGCCATCAGCGTAGCCACTGCTGCCATGCAGCAAGGGACCGTGACTTTGGAGACGGAAGTGTCGGAGAGTGGCTGCTGA
- the ZNF76 gene encoding zinc finger protein 76 isoform X8, which produces MESLGMQTVTLSDGTTAYIQQAIKGEKLLEGQVIQLEDGTTAYIHQVTVQKECLSFEDGQPVQLEDGSMAYIHRTPKEGYDPSALEAVQLEDGSTAYIHHPVAVASNSTILAVQTEVGLEDLAAEDEEGFSADTVVALEQYASKVLQDSQAPHNGKGQQTGDRAFRCGYKGCGRLYTTAHHLKVHERAHTGDRPYRCDFPSCGKAFATGYGLKSHVRTHTGEKPYKCPEELCSKAFKTSGDLQKHVRTHTGERPFRCPFEGCGRSFTTSNIRKVHVRTHTGERPYTCPEPHCGRGFTSATNYKNHVRIHTGEKPYVCTVPGCGKRFTEYSSLYKHHVVHTHCKPYTCSTCGKTYRQTSTLAMHKRSAHGELEATEESEQALYEQQQLEAASAAEESPPPKRPRITYVSEVKEEGDDIPTQVAMVTEEDGAAQVALITQDGTQQVSISPEDLQALGSAISMVTQHGSTTLAIPSHDDDLATSGTHTVTMVSADGTQTQPV; this is translated from the exons ATGGAGAGCCTGGGGATGCAGACGGTGACCCTCAGTGATGGGACGACAGCCTACATCCAGCAGGCCATCAAAG GAGAGAAGCTGCTTGAAGGGCAGGTGATCCAGCTCGAGGATGGGACCACAGCTTACATCCATCAAGTGACGGTACAGAAAG AATGTCTCTCCTTTGAGGATGGGCAGCCTGTGCAGCTGGAGGATGGCAGCATGGCCTACATACACCGCACACCCAAAG AGGGCTATGACCCCAGCGCCCTGGAGGCCGTCCAGCTGGAAGACGGTTCCACCGCCTACATCCACCACCCCGTGGCTGTGGCGTCCAACAGCACCATCCTTGCTGTGCAGACAGAGGTGGGCTTGGAGGACCTGGCCGCAGAGGACGAGGAGGGCTTCAGCGCAGACACAGTGGTAGCCCTGGAGCAGTATGCCAGTAAA GTTCTGCAGGACAGCCAGGCTCCCCATAATGGCAAAGGGCAGCAGACCGGAGACCGAGCGTTCCGCTGCGGCTACAAGGGCTGTGGGCGTCTCTACACCACTGCACATCACTTAAAG GTGCATGAGCGAGCTCATACAGGTGACCGCCCATATAGGTGTGACTTCCCCAGCTGTGGAAAGGCTTTTGCCACAG GCTATGGGCTGAAGAGCCACGTTcgcacccacactggagagaaaccttaCAAGTGCCCAGAGGAGCTGTGCAGCAAGGCCTTCAAGACCTCAGGAGACCTGCAGAAGCATGTCCGCACCCACACCG GTGAACGCCCATTCCGGTGCCCTTTTGAGGGCTGCGGCCGCTCCTTTACCACATCCAACATCCGCAAGGTCCATGTGCGCACCCATACGGGCGAGCGGCCCTACACCTGCCCTGAACCCCACTGTGGCCGTGGCTTCACCAGTGCCACCAACTACAAGAATCACGTGCGCATCCATACAG gggagaagccatacgTTTGCACCGTGCCAGGCTGCGGGAAGCGCTTCACCGAGTACTCAAGCCTGTATAAGCACCATGTGGTGCACACGCATTGCAAGCCCTACACCTGTAGCACCTGTGGCAAGACCTACCGGCAGACCTCCACCCTGGCCATGCACAAGCGCAGTGCGCACGGCGAGCTGGAAGCCACAGAGGAGAGCGAGCAGGCCCTCTACgaacagcagcagctggagg CCGCCTCTGCAGCTGAAGAGAGCCCACCACCCAAACGACCCCGCATCACCTATGTTTCGGAGGTGAAAGAAGAGGGTGATGACATCCCAACCCAGGTGGCCATGGTGACTGAGGAAGATGGGGCTGCCCAAGTGGCTCTCATCACTCAGGATGGTACCCAGCAG GTCAGCATCTCCCCAGAGGACCTGCAGGCCCTGGGGAGTGCCATCAGCATGGTGACCCAGCACGGCAGCACCACCCTCGCCATCCCCAGTCATGACGACGACCTGGCCACGTCTGGCACGCATACGGTCACCATGGTCAGCGCTGATGGCACGCAGACGCAGCCCGTATGA